In one Thermodesulfobium acidiphilum genomic region, the following are encoded:
- a CDS encoding HAD family hydrolase, which translates to MPLKNKIKGIIFDFDGTLVNTLEDIATSANQALLENNLDPYPIESYKDFVGEGSEVLIERIIPKKLYSEELKSKLLKAYSEIYMKNWSKNSKPYEGIYEVLGYLKEKNYRVAILSNKPDSFTKEMADFFFPNFPFLKVLGARPQIPKKPHPKAIYEIISLSNLEKENWSMVGDTFIDICTAKNAEILPIGVLWGFRPDEILKEKNVLNINQPKDIISILNND; encoded by the coding sequence ATGCCTCTAAAAAATAAAATTAAGGGTATAATTTTTGACTTTGATGGAACGCTCGTGAACACGCTCGAGGACATTGCAACAAGTGCAAATCAAGCCCTTTTAGAAAATAATTTAGATCCATATCCAATAGAAAGTTATAAAGATTTTGTTGGCGAGGGTTCGGAAGTTTTAATAGAACGGATCATCCCTAAAAAGCTATATTCAGAAGAGTTAAAGTCAAAATTACTTAAAGCCTACAGCGAAATCTATATGAAAAATTGGTCAAAAAACAGCAAGCCATATGAAGGAATATATGAAGTTTTAGGTTATTTAAAAGAAAAAAACTATAGGGTTGCAATACTCTCAAACAAGCCAGATTCTTTCACAAAAGAGATGGCAGATTTCTTTTTTCCTAATTTTCCCTTTCTAAAAGTTTTGGGAGCAAGGCCACAAATACCAAAAAAACCACATCCAAAAGCAATTTACGAGATAATTTCACTTTCAAATTTGGAGAAAGAAAATTGGTCAATGGTTGGTGATACCTTTATAGACATATGTACAGCTAAAAATGCGGAAATTTTACCAATCGGCGTTCTTTGGGGATTCAGACCAGATGAAATTCTAAAAGAAAAAAATGTCTTAAATATTAATCAGCCAAAAGACATAATCTCTATCTTAAACAATGATTAA
- a CDS encoding ABC transporter ATP-binding protein, with protein sequence MLFQAKNIYKNFFRKSFFGIKNDRSNVLTNININIHDRDILGVVGETGSGKSTLGKIFVGLEKPSSGTLYYYNNDIFKLNKRDFRKFQKNTAFIFQDPYSSFNPRMKVLDILQEPLILNGVERIKRREIINEIIDKVELRIEDLVKFPYQFSGGQRQRIAIARSLILKPKFLVADEPVSSLDLSVKAQILKLFEDIYTKSDLTMMIISHDLSIVEYLCNKSIVLYKGVMMEEALTDMLFRNPLHPYTRLLIESAPSLYSDKTKDIELETFESSSNLESAKPGLCPFLERCKLKVDKCRENFPEIIEVEKNHKVRCFKYI encoded by the coding sequence ATGTTATTCCAAGCAAAAAATATTTATAAAAATTTTTTTAGAAAAAGTTTTTTTGGAATTAAGAATGATAGATCAAATGTTTTAACCAATATAAATATTAATATTCATGATAGGGATATTTTAGGGGTAGTTGGAGAAACCGGATCGGGCAAGAGTACACTTGGAAAAATTTTTGTAGGGTTAGAAAAACCATCAAGTGGTACTCTTTACTACTATAACAATGATATTTTTAAATTAAATAAAAGAGATTTTAGGAAGTTTCAAAAAAACACTGCTTTCATATTTCAAGATCCTTATTCGTCTTTTAACCCTAGGATGAAGGTTTTAGATATACTCCAGGAACCACTTATTCTCAATGGTGTTGAAAGAATTAAAAGGAGAGAGATAATTAATGAAATAATCGATAAGGTTGAATTAAGAATCGAGGATCTTGTAAAGTTTCCGTATCAATTTAGCGGTGGCCAAAGGCAAAGAATAGCAATAGCTAGATCTTTAATTCTTAAACCAAAGTTCTTAGTTGCCGATGAGCCTGTTTCTTCACTGGATCTCTCTGTAAAGGCTCAAATTTTGAAGTTATTTGAAGATATATATACTAAAAGCGATCTTACAATGATGATAATATCTCACGATCTCTCTATTGTTGAATATCTGTGTAACAAATCAATAGTTCTCTACAAAGGTGTCATGATGGAAGAGGCTTTAACTGATATGTTATTTAGAAATCCCTTGCATCCCTACACAAGGCTCTTGATAGAATCAGCTCCATCTTTGTATTCTGATAAAACTAAGGATATAGAATTGGAAACTTTTGAATCATCAAGTAATCTTGAAAGCGCGAAACCAGGATTGTGTCCATTTTTGGAAAGATGTAAATTAAAAGTTGATAAGTGTAGAGAAAATTTTCCTGAGATTATAGAAGTAGAGAAAAATCATAAAGTAAGGTGCTTCAAGTATATTTAA
- a CDS encoding tetratricopeptide repeat protein — protein sequence MLKKTLLILFSILFVFASTSFASVQSDLAKEYFLLGEKYLSESNFDKAKMFFRQAIDTDQTYVQAYDELAKCYIGTNQLSTAIDIASKALSIDPNFTDAMLTKGIALRRLGRNSDAIIILSDAIQKDPSNANIYYNLGLVYSNQHDDLQAIKNYTKAVSLNPNFSDARYQLGLSYLATDDLYNSYLQFRALKDLNSSLANSLFDKIYTIKNLASLYPVNVINDQSVEQLLKNANTAFEKKNYDRAITLYENVLIKAPDNLLASTRLGEIFWKRSDNGLIFQAYKNAIRLDPDNANYHYYVGVALAKLGEKHFAMIEERILKSLNPDLANKLFIEIYKYNY from the coding sequence GTGCTTAAGAAAACCTTGTTAATTTTATTTTCGATTTTATTTGTTTTTGCAAGCACTTCTTTTGCATCTGTTCAAAGTGATCTTGCAAAAGAATACTTTTTATTGGGTGAAAAATATTTAAGTGAGTCAAATTTTGATAAAGCAAAAATGTTTTTCCGGCAAGCAATAGACACGGATCAAACTTATGTTCAAGCATATGATGAATTAGCAAAGTGTTACATTGGTACCAATCAACTTTCTACTGCCATTGATATTGCCTCAAAAGCCCTAAGCATAGATCCAAACTTTACTGATGCAATGCTTACCAAAGGAATAGCATTAAGGAGATTGGGAAGAAATAGTGATGCTATAATTATTTTGTCTGATGCTATTCAAAAAGATCCATCAAATGCTAATATTTATTACAATTTAGGATTAGTTTATTCTAATCAGCATGATGATCTTCAGGCAATTAAAAATTATACAAAAGCAGTTAGTCTTAATCCTAACTTTTCGGATGCAAGGTATCAGCTTGGCCTTTCATATTTAGCCACAGATGACTTGTATAATTCATACCTTCAATTCAGAGCCCTAAAGGACTTGAATTCCTCTCTTGCAAATTCTCTTTTCGATAAAATATATACCATAAAAAACTTAGCAAGTTTGTATCCAGTCAACGTAATTAATGATCAGAGCGTTGAACAACTTCTAAAAAATGCAAATACTGCATTTGAAAAGAAAAATTACGACCGGGCTATAACTTTATATGAAAACGTTTTAATTAAAGCCCCTGACAATTTATTAGCGTCAACAAGACTTGGAGAGATCTTTTGGAAAAGATCAGATAACGGTTTAATCTTTCAAGCATATAAAAATGCAATAAGGCTTGATCCTGATAATGCAAATTATCACTACTATGTGGGAGTTGCTCTAGCAAAGCTTGGAGAAAAACATTTTGCAATGATAGAAGAAAGGATACTAAAGAGTCTAAATCCAGATCTTGCAAACAAACTATTTATAGAGATTTATAAGTATAACTATTAA
- a CDS encoding ABC transporter ATP-binding protein, with protein MSLGIYSEKKKRWSKVLNNVNFSLNQNEFLGVVGESGSGKTILANSILKLMPKNSKLFSGSILFNDKNILKLSENQVREIRGRDISIIFQDPMSSLHPLLTVKEQITEILLAHGIYKRSKAVEVALNLLKDVKIDQPELVLSKYPFMLSGGIRQRVMIAIAISCNPKVVIADEPTTALDVTVQKDILDLIKAFKKRLNFSLILISHDLGVIWENTDRVVVMYCGRIVESGKTKDVLRNPLHPYTFGLLSSMPRRINNKLEIVKGIKGSILSLDEFPNDTCPFLPRCDFATKRCNEPISLEPVDNDRFVACFNKAAFK; from the coding sequence TTGTCTTTAGGAATTTATTCTGAAAAGAAAAAAAGATGGTCAAAAGTTTTAAATAATGTAAATTTTAGTCTTAATCAAAATGAATTTTTAGGTGTTGTAGGAGAATCAGGTTCTGGTAAAACAATTCTTGCAAATTCGATTTTAAAATTAATGCCAAAAAATTCAAAATTATTTTCAGGTTCTATACTTTTTAATGATAAAAATATTTTGAAACTCAGCGAAAATCAAGTTAGGGAAATTAGAGGGAGAGATATTTCAATAATTTTTCAGGATCCAATGAGCTCTCTTCATCCGCTCTTGACTGTAAAAGAACAAATAACTGAAATACTTTTAGCGCATGGAATTTATAAAAGGTCCAAGGCAGTTGAAGTTGCTTTAAATCTTTTGAAGGATGTAAAAATTGATCAACCTGAATTGGTTTTAAGTAAATATCCATTTATGCTTAGTGGTGGTATTAGACAAAGAGTAATGATTGCCATTGCAATTTCTTGTAATCCTAAGGTTGTTATAGCCGATGAGCCAACAACTGCTCTGGACGTAACGGTGCAGAAAGATATTTTAGATTTGATAAAGGCCTTTAAGAAGAGATTGAATTTTTCTCTTATACTTATCTCCCATGATTTAGGAGTTATTTGGGAAAATACAGATAGGGTAGTAGTAATGTATTGTGGAAGAATAGTAGAAAGCGGCAAAACAAAGGACGTGTTAAGAAATCCTTTGCATCCTTATACATTTGGCCTTCTATCTTCTATGCCAAGAAGAATTAATAACAAATTGGAAATTGTAAAGGGAATCAAAGGCAGCATCTTATCTTTAGATGAATTTCCTAATGATACATGCCCTTTTTTGCCCAGATGCGACTTTGCAACAAAAAGATGTAACGAACCTATATCTTTAGAACCTGTAGACAACGATAGATTTGTAGCCTGTTTTAATAAGGCTGCATTCAAGTGA
- a CDS encoding HD domain-containing phosphohydrolase, protein MINNRKINLTKLVETISQTQTLFFSNTLLYEHCLRVSFIANLISKEMNLEKQDRINLNHACLMHDIGAYTQERSLLLEINKRKDINIRRHAYAGYELLRDIPFFETFAPIIKDHHNENTQNLLSKIIYFADEIEVLFRNNKFTTTKELSLKTYSLFKDKKSFKDVFDAFNKISKNDVFLILMNNIDELKKENSLLVGDRFEILNNEQLLSMVKAIAKNFIDAKSEFTKSHSIDVTYTAVSIAKTMGFTPADCQKLETAGFLHDIGKIFIPLDILEKPDKLTGSEWLTMKSHAYYTYSFLNSLGLDKEIVDIASFHHECLDGSGYPFGLEGNDLSKLQRIMAVADVYAALRQQRPYRTDRIKHEEAIEILEKMAKIGKIDMEIVKSIPYNLLMLWEY, encoded by the coding sequence ATGATTAATAATAGAAAAATTAATCTAACAAAATTAGTTGAAACCATTTCACAAACACAAACTTTATTTTTCTCAAATACTTTGCTATACGAACACTGTTTAAGGGTTAGCTTCATCGCAAATTTAATATCTAAAGAAATGAACTTAGAAAAGCAAGATAGAATAAACCTGAATCATGCTTGTTTAATGCACGACATAGGAGCATATACTCAAGAAAGATCTTTGCTACTTGAAATTAACAAAAGGAAAGACATAAATATTCGAAGGCATGCATATGCTGGTTATGAATTGCTACGTGATATACCTTTTTTCGAAACCTTCGCACCTATCATAAAAGATCATCACAATGAAAATACGCAAAACCTACTTTCAAAAATTATTTACTTTGCTGATGAAATTGAAGTTTTATTTAGAAATAACAAGTTTACTACTACAAAGGAGCTCAGTCTAAAAACCTATTCCCTTTTTAAAGATAAAAAATCATTTAAAGATGTGTTTGATGCATTTAATAAAATATCAAAAAACGATGTCTTTTTAATTCTGATGAACAATATTGATGAATTAAAGAAGGAAAACTCCTTATTAGTTGGTGATAGATTTGAAATATTGAATAATGAACAATTATTAAGCATGGTAAAAGCTATTGCGAAAAACTTCATCGATGCAAAGAGTGAATTTACAAAATCTCACTCAATCGATGTAACATATACTGCTGTTTCAATTGCTAAAACAATGGGATTTACTCCAGCGGATTGCCAAAAATTAGAAACCGCTGGCTTTTTGCACGATATTGGAAAAATTTTTATCCCGCTTGATATTCTAGAAAAACCTGATAAATTAACAGGAAGTGAATGGCTAACCATGAAATCGCACGCTTATTATACATATTCATTTTTAAACTCTCTGGGATTAGATAAAGAAATTGTAGATATAGCATCTTTTCATCACGAATGTTTAGATGGCAGCGGTTATCCATTTGGTTTGGAGGGGAATGATCTTAGTAAACTACAAAGAATTATGGCAGTTGCAGACGTCTATGCTGCACTTAGACAGCAAAGACCATATAGAACAGATAGAATAAAGCATGAAGAAGCCATTGAAATATTGGAAAAAATGGCAAAAATTGGAAAGATAGATATGGAGATTGTAAAGAGTATACCCTATAATTTGCTTATGCTCTGGGAATATTAA
- a CDS encoding inositol monophosphatase family protein, with protein MQEVLFYNELNIALSLAKDVGSYFDKLFIENPKLALNKVEDIEEKIYLSLKKKFPEYGFHCESMGIVSQSAHENNIYWIVSALSGLEPFIKGYRGACVSIALLSNKELVLGVVNSFNFDDLFYWTKGLDCVYRNEQKTNCNLKSNVILTSYEADKNSRTNSILCYPFKYKCVPSFSYRLALCSVGEGVFAIDCSSPTTFSYAASHALLIGNGLNLYDEMGKEIVYSKQGYSGCGQVCFGGKYEVIRDFIGKNWKSVLYRPLLENILNLNQTEVPKLGRSVKDKELLSKVQGTLIGLVIGDSFGYSNSNEKIIDFTIENQMLEPVNSEIVIILSRVLSKYCLYEPKKVIESYLYWYNSEPVEVSFSESSAFSVLNSLSHIPKNYVSESIDDISNSFLLRVIPIAIFTLNFSFEEAFDIVETDCKITNPNSLCLECAKIFLYSIRLALKRKLSKEDLYKYIVRFVSESDFSDNVKNALIDAKIRVHSDHNKNSENVLVCIQNLFYEVLNSNTFEESIIKTSIRGGDTSKNCALVGSLFGALYGLENIPIYFKDKILSSRSVKGLPKVAYPRPQVFWPVDILIIAENLLKC; from the coding sequence GTGCAAGAGGTTTTATTTTATAATGAATTAAATATAGCTTTATCTTTAGCTAAAGATGTTGGATCATACTTCGATAAATTATTTATAGAAAATCCAAAATTAGCTTTGAACAAAGTTGAGGATATTGAAGAGAAAATTTACTTATCTTTAAAGAAAAAATTTCCAGAATATGGATTTCACTGTGAATCTATGGGAATAGTATCACAATCAGCCCATGAAAACAATATATATTGGATAGTTTCAGCTCTTTCTGGTTTAGAACCATTTATAAAAGGTTACAGGGGTGCATGCGTTTCAATTGCGCTTTTGTCCAATAAAGAATTGGTTTTGGGAGTGGTTAACTCATTTAATTTTGATGATTTATTTTATTGGACAAAGGGTTTAGATTGTGTGTATAGAAATGAACAGAAAACGAATTGTAATCTTAAATCTAATGTCATTCTTACCTCATATGAAGCTGATAAAAATAGTAGGACTAATTCAATTCTTTGTTATCCTTTTAAATATAAATGTGTTCCATCTTTTTCTTATAGATTAGCTCTATGCTCAGTGGGTGAAGGGGTTTTTGCAATTGATTGTTCAAGTCCAACAACATTTTCATATGCTGCATCTCATGCTCTTTTAATTGGAAATGGGTTAAATCTTTACGACGAAATGGGTAAAGAAATCGTATACTCAAAGCAAGGTTATAGCGGATGCGGCCAGGTGTGTTTTGGAGGGAAGTATGAAGTAATAAGAGATTTTATTGGCAAGAATTGGAAGAGTGTACTCTATAGGCCACTGCTTGAAAATATTCTTAATCTTAATCAGACAGAAGTTCCTAAGCTTGGCAGGAGTGTTAAGGATAAAGAATTGCTTTCTAAGGTTCAAGGTACCCTGATTGGTTTGGTGATTGGCGATTCGTTTGGATATTCTAATAGTAACGAAAAAATTATTGACTTTACTATTGAAAATCAAATGTTAGAACCTGTAAATTCTGAAATTGTTATTATTTTGTCAAGAGTTTTATCAAAATATTGCCTGTATGAGCCTAAAAAAGTTATAGAATCTTATTTATATTGGTATAATTCTGAACCAGTAGAAGTTAGTTTTTCAGAGTCAAGCGCTTTTAGCGTCCTTAATTCTTTGTCTCATATTCCAAAAAACTATGTTTCTGAATCTATTGATGATATTTCGAATTCTTTTTTGTTAAGAGTTATTCCTATAGCAATATTTACTTTAAATTTTTCGTTCGAAGAGGCTTTTGATATCGTGGAAACTGATTGTAAGATAACTAATCCAAATTCTCTTTGTTTAGAGTGTGCAAAAATATTTTTATATAGCATAAGGTTAGCTTTAAAAAGAAAACTATCAAAAGAAGATTTATATAAATATATTGTTAGATTTGTAAGTGAAAGTGATTTTTCTGATAATGTAAAGAATGCTTTGATTGATGCGAAAATACGAGTTCATTCAGATCACAATAAAAACTCTGAAAACGTTTTAGTTTGCATTCAAAATTTGTTCTATGAAGTATTAAACTCAAATACCTTTGAGGAATCAATCATAAAAACATCAATAAGAGGAGGAGACACTTCCAAAAATTGTGCTTTAGTAGGTTCTTTGTTTGGTGCTTTATATGGGTTAGAAAATATTCCTATATATTTTAAAGATAAAATTCTTTCAAGTAGGTCTGTAAAAGGTTTGCCAAAGGTTGCATATCCTAGGCCTCAAGTATTTTGGCCTGTTGATATTCTAATTATTGCTGAAAATCTTTTAAAATGTTGA
- a CDS encoding MerR family transcriptional regulator, protein MENYITLEQLSKETNIAESTIRRYINKFESLFDINNEKRSKRYNKSCIPQLIKINEMYKKGFTTEEIKKSLNIDVKNKTNLVNKNKITNAQLESFICEKKCNTEESLKNLLLKQILLLEEIKDNIKVLEDIDSLKGEVSKKEVEIANLKRENFELKEYLNRLEEKINSYEKELNKLKKESDNTLMELFNNLKLEQNKEGQKSWWKKLFPK, encoded by the coding sequence ATGGAAAATTATATAACTTTAGAACAGCTTTCAAAGGAGACCAATATTGCGGAATCTACGATTAGAAGATATATAAATAAATTCGAATCTCTTTTTGACATTAATAACGAAAAAAGATCTAAAAGATATAACAAAAGTTGCATCCCACAATTAATTAAAATTAACGAAATGTATAAAAAGGGATTTACTACAGAAGAGATAAAAAAATCTCTTAATATTGACGTTAAGAATAAAACTAATTTAGTTAACAAAAATAAAATAACTAATGCCCAATTAGAAAGTTTTATATGTGAAAAAAAGTGTAATACAGAAGAAAGTTTAAAAAATTTACTTTTAAAACAGATTTTACTTCTCGAAGAAATAAAAGATAACATAAAAGTTTTAGAAGATATTGATTCTCTAAAAGGAGAAGTTAGCAAAAAAGAAGTTGAAATCGCAAATTTAAAAAGAGAAAATTTTGAGCTAAAAGAATATTTGAACAGGTTAGAAGAAAAAATCAATTCTTATGAAAAAGAATTAAACAAACTAAAAAAGGAGTCAGACAATACTTTGATGGAACTTTTTAACAATTTAAAATTAGAACAAAATAAAGAGGGGCAAAAATCCTGGTGGAAAAAACTTTTTCCTAAGTAA
- a CDS encoding Glu/Leu/Phe/Val family dehydrogenase codes for MNFINPFEVVQDQLDEVMQILKIDSNVMQILRTPMREIHVSIPVRMDNGDLKVFHGFRVQYNNALGPCKGGIRFHPEETIDTIRALAAWMTWKTACIGLPLGGAKGGVICNPKEMSVNELERLARGYIDKIWQLIGPDQDIPAPDVYTNPQIMAWMMDEYSKIIGKNQFGVITGKPIKMGGSLGREDATARGGMSVLREAAKYLGLDLAKSTIAIQGFGNAGYYTAVLAKKMFGMKVIAVSDSNGGVFNSNGIDIKALKEYKEKTGHVSGFSGAKDITNEELLLLDVDVLAPSAIEEVITKNNANDIKAKIVLELANGPTTPDADKILFKKGVHLVPDFLANAGGVTVSYFEMVQNFYMYYWDEDLVYKRLDHRMTEAYRNVLKAAKEHNISMRQAAYLVAIKRIFEVMKLRGWW; via the coding sequence TTGAACTTTATTAATCCGTTTGAAGTTGTTCAAGATCAGCTAGACGAGGTTATGCAGATTTTGAAAATAGATAGTAATGTAATGCAAATTCTAAGAACTCCTATGAGAGAGATTCACGTGTCTATACCTGTAAGGATGGATAATGGTGATCTCAAAGTTTTTCATGGCTTTAGAGTTCAGTATAACAATGCTCTGGGTCCATGTAAAGGAGGAATAAGATTTCATCCTGAAGAAACTATTGATACTATTAGAGCTTTGGCTGCTTGGATGACGTGGAAAACGGCATGTATTGGTTTGCCTCTTGGAGGTGCAAAAGGCGGTGTAATATGTAATCCTAAAGAAATGTCCGTTAACGAACTTGAAAGATTGGCAAGAGGTTATATTGACAAAATTTGGCAGCTTATAGGCCCCGATCAGGACATACCTGCTCCAGATGTTTACACTAATCCTCAAATTATGGCATGGATGATGGATGAATATTCTAAAATCATTGGCAAAAACCAGTTTGGAGTTATTACTGGCAAACCAATTAAGATGGGAGGGTCATTAGGTAGAGAAGATGCTACAGCAAGGGGTGGGATGTCTGTTTTAAGAGAAGCCGCAAAATATTTAGGACTTGACCTTGCAAAATCTACAATAGCTATTCAGGGGTTTGGTAATGCAGGTTATTATACAGCTGTGCTTGCTAAAAAAATGTTTGGCATGAAAGTAATAGCAGTTAGCGATAGTAATGGCGGAGTCTTTAACTCAAATGGTATTGATATTAAGGCTTTGAAAGAGTATAAAGAAAAAACTGGTCATGTAAGCGGTTTTAGTGGTGCAAAAGACATAACAAACGAAGAGCTTTTATTATTGGATGTAGATGTTCTGGCGCCATCTGCTATTGAAGAAGTTATTACAAAAAATAATGCGAATGATATTAAAGCAAAAATTGTTCTCGAACTCGCCAATGGACCAACTACACCTGACGCTGATAAGATTTTGTTCAAAAAGGGAGTTCATCTTGTGCCTGATTTTCTTGCAAATGCTGGAGGTGTAACTGTATCTTATTTTGAGATGGTCCAAAATTTTTATATGTATTACTGGGACGAAGATCTGGTTTATAAAAGACTTGATCACAGAATGACTGAAGCCTATAGAAATGTTTTAAAGGCTGCAAAGGAACATAATATTAGCATGAGACAAGCTGCTTACTTAGTGGCAATTAAAAGAATTTTCGAAGTAATGAAATTAAGAGGGTGGTGGTAA
- a CDS encoding fumarylacetoacetate hydrolase family protein, producing MKLLRFKHNNEIKFGIMERNEIVTLEENFLNSVKKTSIRLSLNEVELLSPVLPSKFVCVGLNYMDHANEMKEPLPSEPVLFLKPSTSVNHPEYPIFYPKQTKELHYEAELVVVIGKPAKDVKIEEANNYILGYTCGNDVTARDLQRKDVQWTRSKSFDSFAPIGPWIETEIDPNSLYIKLILNNEIKQRSNTSNLIFKPNFLVSFISSVMTLLPGDVIMTGTPSGVGPMKAGDEVSVVIENIGTLTNKVV from the coding sequence TTGAAATTACTTAGATTTAAACACAACAACGAAATAAAATTCGGAATTATGGAAAGAAATGAAATAGTAACTTTGGAAGAAAATTTTTTAAACTCTGTTAAAAAAACTTCGATTAGATTAAGTCTTAATGAAGTTGAACTTCTTTCTCCCGTTTTACCTTCAAAGTTTGTATGTGTAGGCTTAAACTATATGGATCATGCAAATGAAATGAAAGAACCTCTTCCTTCAGAACCTGTCTTATTTTTAAAGCCATCTACATCAGTTAATCATCCCGAATATCCAATTTTTTATCCTAAACAAACAAAAGAACTTCATTACGAGGCAGAATTAGTTGTGGTAATTGGAAAACCTGCAAAAGATGTTAAGATCGAAGAAGCAAACAACTATATATTAGGATATACTTGCGGTAATGATGTTACTGCAAGAGACCTGCAGAGAAAGGATGTTCAATGGACAAGGTCAAAATCCTTTGACTCATTTGCTCCAATTGGTCCTTGGATTGAAACAGAAATTGATCCCAATTCGTTATACATAAAATTGATTCTAAATAATGAAATAAAACAAAGATCTAATACCTCAAATTTAATATTCAAACCAAATTTTTTAGTTAGCTTTATTAGTTCGGTTATGACGCTACTGCCTGGAGACGTAATTATGACCGGAACACCTTCTGGAGTAGGTCCGATGAAAGCTGGTGACGAGGTGAGCGTTGTAATTGAAAACATTGGAACACTCACTAATAAAGTAGTTTAA
- a CDS encoding nitroreductase family protein: MDAIEALFNRRSIRMYTDKEIPQEDIETILRAAMSAPSAGGSNVCHYIVVKDKNLLKEVINYHQYAHMLLKANVAIVVVADPSLEKYPGRWPLNCSAAMENILIAATALGIGSCWVGIYPVEERMNGLRKIFNIPDNLIPFAIASLGYPAEKKKPHGELDKSIIHNNKW; encoded by the coding sequence ATGGATGCTATAGAAGCGTTGTTTAACAGAAGAAGTATAAGGATGTATACAGATAAAGAAATTCCTCAAGAAGATATAGAAACTATTTTAAGAGCGGCAATGTCTGCCCCTTCAGCAGGTGGGAGTAATGTTTGTCACTATATAGTAGTGAAGGATAAGAATTTACTAAAAGAAGTTATTAACTATCATCAATATGCTCATATGCTTCTTAAAGCTAATGTTGCAATAGTTGTAGTTGCAGATCCATCTCTTGAAAAATATCCTGGCAGATGGCCTCTAAATTGTTCAGCGGCAATGGAAAACATTCTTATTGCGGCAACAGCGCTTGGTATAGGATCTTGCTGGGTTGGCATTTACCCTGTAGAAGAGAGGATGAACGGTTTGAGAAAAATATTTAATATTCCTGATAATTTAATTCCATTTGCAATTGCTTCATTGGGTTATCCTGCAGAGAAGAAAAAACCTCATGGTGAATTAGATAAGTCAATTATTCACAACAATAAGTGGTAA